The Alphaproteobacteria bacterium genome has a window encoding:
- a CDS encoding branched-chain amino acid ABC transporter permease — protein sequence MEFLNVVSYLVFFLIIASFYSLTCLGLNIQWGFTGLFNVGIAGFFAVGAYASALVTGPRYPDTVFGGFDLPVPLGYLAAIVFSAIAAFIIGYVTLRLREDYLAISTFGIAITIQLLATNLHSYTRGPEGLYSLPKPLSGLSESPLVDNLLYLGICITVIGLVYWAFERIMRSPWGRVLRSIREDETAAEALGKNVFSYRLQAFVLGSSVMGLAGGLYANFVGFISPTDFIPIFTIQVFVMLIVGGSGNNLGAILGGVVVWAVWSASGGLIAAVVTPDQQTQAAAVRVVLIGLVLVLILLYRPEGILRERRIVSHGAKLDR from the coding sequence ATGGAATTCCTCAACGTCGTTTCGTACCTCGTCTTCTTCCTGATCATTGCCTCGTTCTATTCGCTGACCTGCCTTGGCCTCAACATACAATGGGGCTTCACCGGACTCTTCAATGTCGGCATCGCCGGCTTCTTTGCGGTCGGCGCTTATGCCTCGGCCTTGGTCACGGGACCGCGCTACCCCGACACCGTGTTTGGCGGCTTCGACCTGCCGGTGCCGCTTGGCTATCTGGCGGCCATCGTCTTCTCGGCCATCGCCGCCTTCATCATCGGCTATGTCACGTTGCGGCTGCGGGAGGACTACCTCGCCATCTCGACCTTCGGCATCGCCATCACCATCCAGCTGCTGGCTACTAACCTGCATTCCTATACCCGCGGTCCCGAGGGCCTCTATTCGCTGCCCAAGCCGCTTTCCGGTCTTTCGGAATCGCCACTCGTCGACAACCTGCTCTACCTCGGCATCTGCATCACCGTCATCGGCCTCGTCTACTGGGCCTTCGAGCGCATCATGCGGTCGCCTTGGGGGCGGGTGCTGAGATCGATCCGCGAGGACGAGACGGCGGCCGAGGCGCTCGGCAAGAACGTTTTTTCCTATCGCCTGCAAGCCTTCGTACTGGGATCTTCGGTGATGGGGCTGGCGGGCGGCCTCTATGCCAATTTTGTCGGCTTTATCAGCCCCACCGACTTCATTCCCATCTTCACCATTCAGGTCTTTGTGATGCTGATCGTCGGTGGCAGCGGCAATAACTTGGGAGCCATCCTCGGCGGTGTCGTCGTGTGGGCCGTGTGGTCGGCCAGCGGCGGCCTGATCGCCGCCGTCGTCACGCCGGATCAGCAGACCCAGGCAGCGGCCGTCCGCGTCGTGTTGATCGGCCTAGTCCTGGTGCTGATACTGCTTTATCGACCCGAGGGTATCCTGCGCGAACGCCGCATCGTTTCCCACGGCGCCAAGCTCGACCGCTAG
- a CDS encoding ABC transporter ATP-binding protein, which produces MLKIEGLVKEFGGLHAVDDVTFEVCRGTITGLIGPNGAGKTTTFNTVAGVYKPTAGRIVFDGQDITGHHSYETFRRGLVRTFQIPRPFGEMTVLENLMVVPMGQVGESFWNNWFRNGAVWRQERQIRDQAIEILEFLNLVHLGEEAANNLSGGQQKLLELGRALMSEPKMILLDEPGAGVNPTLLGEIVERISVLNQRGITFLIIEHNMDLVMTLCDPILVMANGALLMEGTADEVQSDERVLEAFLGGTAA; this is translated from the coding sequence ATGCTTAAAATCGAGGGGTTGGTCAAGGAGTTCGGCGGCTTGCATGCCGTGGACGACGTCACCTTCGAGGTGTGCCGGGGCACCATCACGGGACTGATCGGCCCCAACGGCGCCGGCAAGACCACGACCTTCAACACCGTCGCTGGCGTTTACAAACCGACTGCCGGCCGCATCGTCTTCGATGGCCAGGACATTACCGGACACCATTCCTACGAGACATTTCGCCGCGGCTTGGTGCGGACGTTCCAGATTCCCAGACCGTTCGGGGAGATGACGGTGCTCGAGAATCTGATGGTGGTGCCGATGGGGCAAGTCGGCGAGAGCTTCTGGAACAATTGGTTTCGCAACGGCGCGGTTTGGCGGCAGGAACGGCAGATCCGCGACCAGGCGATCGAGATTCTGGAGTTCCTCAATCTGGTTCATCTCGGCGAGGAAGCCGCCAACAACCTCTCCGGGGGGCAGCAGAAGCTTCTCGAACTGGGCCGGGCCTTGATGTCGGAGCCCAAGATGATCCTGCTCGACGAACCCGGAGCCGGTGTCAACCCGACGCTGTTGGGCGAGATCGTCGAACGCATTTCGGTGCTCAACCAACGCGGCATCACCTTCCTGATCATCGAACACAACATGGACTTGGTGATGACGCTTTGCGATCCCATTCTGGTGATGGCCAATGGGGCGCTGTTGATGGAAGGAACCGCTGACGAGGTCCAGAGCGACGAGCGGGTGCTCGAGGCTTTCCTCGGCGGGACGGCGGCGTAG
- a CDS encoding branched-chain amino acid ABC transporter permease: MMQYLADGIVNASLIALGALGLSMTYNVLRFANFAHGEILATGSYFALGVVTVIGAGLGTMGPVNFGWPLLVSIPVAIVCTSLVVLLVDWLMFRPLRDKQASRVTLIMAAFGLSLMGRNVITLLAGGDPLYFSFYIPRAIEILPGVKMVPDDLAIIGLAVAAVVVLHLFLTQSVMGKMMRATAENPTLARINGIDIRAVIRWTWIVGTSLAVIGGTLQGHILQAKPEMGFDLLLVMFAALILGGIGNLYGTVLGALIIGITEALAVAAGLSAYRAAVAFMIMLLVLLFRPQGIMGEKE; encoded by the coding sequence ATGATGCAATACCTTGCCGACGGTATCGTCAACGCCTCGCTCATCGCCCTCGGGGCGCTCGGCCTGAGTATGACCTATAACGTGCTGCGCTTCGCCAATTTCGCCCACGGCGAAATCCTGGCCACCGGCAGTTACTTTGCCCTGGGCGTGGTCACCGTGATCGGTGCTGGGCTTGGCACCATGGGACCGGTCAACTTCGGCTGGCCGCTGCTGGTTTCGATTCCCGTGGCTATCGTCTGCACGTCTCTCGTGGTGTTGCTGGTCGATTGGTTGATGTTCCGGCCGTTGCGTGACAAGCAGGCTTCGCGCGTCACCCTGATCATGGCGGCCTTCGGGCTATCGCTCATGGGCCGTAACGTCATCACCCTGCTGGCCGGCGGCGATCCGCTCTATTTCAGCTTCTATATCCCGCGCGCCATCGAGATACTGCCCGGTGTCAAGATGGTGCCCGACGATCTCGCCATCATCGGTCTGGCGGTCGCCGCTGTTGTCGTGCTGCACCTCTTCCTGACCCAGTCGGTGATGGGCAAGATGATGCGGGCGACGGCGGAGAACCCGACGCTGGCCCGCATCAACGGCATCGACATTCGGGCCGTCATCCGTTGGACCTGGATCGTCGGCACCAGCCTGGCCGTCATCGGCGGTACGCTGCAGGGCCATATCCTCCAGGCCAAGCCCGAGATGGGCTTCGATCTGCTGCTGGTGATGTTCGCCGCCCTCATTCTCGGCGGTATCGGCAATCTCTACGGGACCGTGCTGGGGGCCCTGATCATCGGCATTACCGAAGCCCTCGCCGTGGCCGCCGGGCTCTCGGCCTACCGCGCGGCAGTCGCCTTCATGATCATGCTCTTGGTGCTCCTGTTCCGACCCCAGGGGATTATGGGGGAGAAGGAATAA
- a CDS encoding tRNA-binding protein, protein MDEIDFNDFLKVDVRVGTVIRVEQFPDARKPALKLWIDFGPKIGERKTSAQITRNYEAEALVGRQVAAVVNFPSRQIGKFMSEVLVLGFPDEAGEVTLIGPDQAVPNGGRLF, encoded by the coding sequence ATGGACGAAATCGACTTCAACGACTTCCTCAAGGTCGACGTTCGGGTCGGCACCGTGATCCGAGTGGAACAGTTTCCCGACGCCCGCAAGCCGGCGCTCAAGCTGTGGATCGACTTCGGTCCCAAAATCGGTGAGCGCAAGACTTCGGCCCAGATTACCCGTAACTACGAGGCCGAGGCCCTGGTCGGCCGGCAGGTCGCGGCGGTGGTCAATTTCCCGTCCCGCCAGATCGGCAAGTTCATGTCGGAGGTGCTGGTGCTCGGCTTTCCGGACGAGGCCGGCGAGGTCACATTGATCGGTCCCGACCAAGCGGTGCCCAACGGCGGCCGGCTTTTTTGA
- a CDS encoding ABC transporter ATP-binding protein, translating into MDASNTVLSVRDLVAGYVPTLPILRGLSLDVYAGEIVTLLGPNGAGKSTLIKAIVGLVKVSEGEVRFLGRDVSKIATHNMIWEGLGYVPQTENVFAKLSVEENLEIGALVNREGMAKQRQRVFDLFPDLARQRSLAARKLSGGQRQMVAVGRALMANPKLLMLDEPSAGLSPKLTQVVFAQLKKVRDTGVTILMVEQNARAALDISDRGYVLAEGQERVHGEAKSLLENPEVGELYLGSNSRLARS; encoded by the coding sequence ATGGACGCCTCCAACACCGTTCTCTCGGTTCGTGATCTGGTGGCCGGATATGTTCCTACCCTGCCCATCCTGCGCGGGCTTTCACTCGATGTTTACGCCGGTGAGATCGTGACCTTGCTGGGCCCCAATGGGGCCGGCAAGTCGACTCTGATCAAGGCCATCGTCGGCCTTGTGAAGGTGTCCGAGGGCGAGGTACGTTTCCTCGGGCGCGACGTCAGCAAGATCGCCACCCACAACATGATATGGGAGGGGCTGGGCTACGTGCCGCAAACGGAAAACGTTTTCGCCAAGCTCTCGGTCGAGGAAAACCTGGAGATCGGCGCGCTAGTCAACCGCGAAGGAATGGCCAAGCAGCGTCAACGGGTCTTCGATCTGTTTCCCGACCTGGCCCGGCAGCGCTCGCTGGCCGCCCGCAAGCTGTCGGGCGGGCAGCGTCAGATGGTTGCTGTGGGGCGGGCGCTGATGGCCAACCCCAAGCTTCTGATGCTCGATGAACCGTCGGCCGGGCTCTCGCCCAAGCTCACCCAGGTAGTGTTCGCTCAGCTCAAGAAGGTGAGGGACACCGGTGTCACCATTCTGATGGTCGAACAGAACGCTCGCGCCGCCCTCGACATTTCGGATCGCGGCTATGTCCTCGCGGAAGGTCAGGAACGGGTGCACGGCGAGGCCAAGTCGCTGCTCGAAAACCCGGAAGTCGGCGAGCTCTATCTCGGCAGCAATTCGAGGTTGGCCCGCTCATGA